Proteins found in one Micropterus dolomieu isolate WLL.071019.BEF.003 ecotype Adirondacks linkage group LG12, ASM2129224v1, whole genome shotgun sequence genomic segment:
- the rbm46 gene encoding probable RNA-binding protein 46 isoform X1, giving the protein MLKQTADCSVCWADGDRKSDADMDGDSGKISPLVGEDEFKASCAKEMALLDLMEKTGYNMVQENGQRKYGGPPPGWEGPPPPRGCEVFVGKIPRDMYEDELVPLFERAGRIYEFRLMMEFSGENRGYAFVMYTNREAAQRAIQMLDNYEIRLGKFIGVCVSLDNCRLFIGSIPKDKRKEEIMEEMKKVTEGVVEVIVYPSSADKSRNRGFAFVEYESHKAAAMARRRLIPGTFQLWGHSIQVDWAEPEKDVDEEVMQRVRVLYVRNLMPSTTEETLRQEFSCFKPGSVERVKKLTDYAFIHYRCRDDAVTAMSLMNGALIDGASVEVTLAKPAGIRDAGIVGRRYNSRGYLGNNASGGGNEMFVLHGGDGGMMGGDMDGCSPLRTVTLPPRLGSPFYTGAGEDLDRCVFPLFPGTPLSPTSLLALKQGQIGSAVSLLDFYCRKNYWSQPEYHLYSTPGQDGKLLLLYKVVMPSTRSTYIPDKLCVLLDDAKELAAQTALWNLDSSILSGASCDSPSSPSPPLAVPPSATSPGVLTCGSRAFPSCLPPPPPPSPFPLSSLSTLSSPASQTQRLYISSQSPFY; this is encoded by the exons ATGTTGAAGCAGACAGCTGACTGTAGTGTCTGTTGGGCAGACGGGGACAGAAAGTCAGACGCAGACATGGATGGAGACTCTGGGAAAATCAGCCCGCTGGTGGGCGAGGACGAGTTCAAGGCGTCCTGCGCCAAAGAGATGGCCCTGCTCGATCTGATGGAGAAGACGGGATACAACATGGTGCAGGAGAACGGACAGAGGAAGTACGGTGGACCCccgccag GCTGGGAGGGCCCGCCCCCGCCACGGGGCTGCGAGGTGTTTGTGGGGAAGATTCCCAGAGACATGTACGAGGACGAGTTGGTCCCCCTGTTCGAGAGAGCCGGCAGGATCTACGAGTTCAGGCTGATGATGGAGTTCAGCGGAGAGAACCGCGGCTACGCCTTCGTCATGTACACCAACAG AGAAGCGGCTCAGAGAGCCATCCAGATGCTGGACAACTACGAGATCCGTCTGGGGAAGTTCATcggagtgtgtgtgagtctggACAACTGCCGCCTCTTCATCGGCTCCATCCCCAAAGacaagaggaaggaggagatcatggaggagatgaagaag gtgacGGAGGGGGTGGTGGAGGTGATCGTGTACCCCAGCTCCGCAGATAAGAGCAGGAACCGAGGTTTTGCCTTCGTGGAGTATGAATCCCACAAAGCGGCGGCCATGGCCCGGAGGAGGCTGATACCTG GAACCTTCCAGCTGTGGGGTCACTCCATCCAGGTGGACTGGGCCGAGCCTGAGAAAGACGTGGACGAGGAGGTCATGCAGCGTGTCAGAGTCCTTTAT GTGCGTAACCTGATGCCGAGCACCACTGAAGAAACTCTCCGTCAGGagttctcctgcttcaaaccGGGCTCTGTGGAGCGAGTCAAGAAGCTCACCGACTACGCCTTCATTCACTACCGCTGCCGCGACGACGCCGTCACCGCGATGAGCCTCATGAACGGAGCCCTGATCGATGGAGCCAGCGTAGAGGTGACGCTGGCCAAGCCGGCCGGGATCAGAGACGCGGGTATAGTCGGGAGGAGGTACAACAGCAGGGGATACCTGGGGAACAACGCATCAGGAGGAGGGAACGAGATGTTTGTCCTGCACGGGGGCGACGGAGGCATGATGGGAGGAGATATGGACGGATGCTCTCCACTGAGAACAGTGACCCTGCCACCGCGCCTGGGGAGCCCCTTCTACACAGGAGcaggag AGGACctggacaggtgtgtgtttcccctgtttccTGGCACCCCCCTCTCCCCCACCAGTCTTCTGGCCCTGAAGCAGGGTCAGATCGGCTCCGCTGTCAGTCTGCTCGACTTTTACTGCCGCAAAAACTACTGGTCGCAGCCGGAGTACCACCTGTACTCCACACCTGGGCAGGACGGAAAGCTGCTGCTCCTGTACAAG gtggtgaTGCCGTCAACACGAAGCACATACATCCCGGACAAGCTGTGTGTGCTGCTGGATGATGCCAAAGAGCTTGCTGCACAGACCGCGCTGTGGAACCTGG aCTCGTCCATCCTGAGCGGAGCTTCCTGCGATTCTCCCAGCAGCCCTTCTCCTCCGCTCGCCGTCCCCCCCTCCGCCACCAGCCCCGGGGTGCTGACCTGCGGCAGCAGAGCCTTCCCCTCttgcctccctcctcctcccccgccCTCCCCCTTCCCCCTCTCATCTCTGTCGACACTCAGCTCCCCTGCCTCCCAAACACAGAGGCTCTACATCAGCTCCCAGTCGCCTTTCTACTGA
- the rbm46 gene encoding probable RNA-binding protein 46 isoform X4, with translation MYEDELVPLFERAGRIYEFRLMMEFSGENRGYAFVMYTNREAAQRAIQMLDNYEIRLGKFIGVCVSLDNCRLFIGSIPKDKRKEEIMEEMKKVTEGVVEVIVYPSSADKSRNRGFAFVEYESHKAAAMARRRLIPGTFQLWGHSIQVDWAEPEKDVDEEVMQRVRVLYVRNLMPSTTEETLRQEFSCFKPGSVERVKKLTDYAFIHYRCRDDAVTAMSLMNGALIDGASVEVTLAKPAGIRDAGIVGRRYNSRGYLGNNASGGGNEMFVLHGGDGGMMGGDMDGCSPLRTVTLPPRLGSPFYTGAGEDLDRCVFPLFPGTPLSPTSLLALKQGQIGSAVSLLDFYCRKNYWSQPEYHLYSTPGQDGKLLLLYKVVMPSTRSTYIPDKLCVLLDDAKELAAQTALWNLDSSILSGASCDSPSSPSPPLAVPPSATSPGVLTCGSRAFPSCLPPPPPPSPFPLSSLSTLSSPASQTQRLYISSQSPFY, from the exons ATGTACGAGGACGAGTTGGTCCCCCTGTTCGAGAGAGCCGGCAGGATCTACGAGTTCAGGCTGATGATGGAGTTCAGCGGAGAGAACCGCGGCTACGCCTTCGTCATGTACACCAACAG AGAAGCGGCTCAGAGAGCCATCCAGATGCTGGACAACTACGAGATCCGTCTGGGGAAGTTCATcggagtgtgtgtgagtctggACAACTGCCGCCTCTTCATCGGCTCCATCCCCAAAGacaagaggaaggaggagatcatggaggagatgaagaag gtgacGGAGGGGGTGGTGGAGGTGATCGTGTACCCCAGCTCCGCAGATAAGAGCAGGAACCGAGGTTTTGCCTTCGTGGAGTATGAATCCCACAAAGCGGCGGCCATGGCCCGGAGGAGGCTGATACCTG GAACCTTCCAGCTGTGGGGTCACTCCATCCAGGTGGACTGGGCCGAGCCTGAGAAAGACGTGGACGAGGAGGTCATGCAGCGTGTCAGAGTCCTTTAT GTGCGTAACCTGATGCCGAGCACCACTGAAGAAACTCTCCGTCAGGagttctcctgcttcaaaccGGGCTCTGTGGAGCGAGTCAAGAAGCTCACCGACTACGCCTTCATTCACTACCGCTGCCGCGACGACGCCGTCACCGCGATGAGCCTCATGAACGGAGCCCTGATCGATGGAGCCAGCGTAGAGGTGACGCTGGCCAAGCCGGCCGGGATCAGAGACGCGGGTATAGTCGGGAGGAGGTACAACAGCAGGGGATACCTGGGGAACAACGCATCAGGAGGAGGGAACGAGATGTTTGTCCTGCACGGGGGCGACGGAGGCATGATGGGAGGAGATATGGACGGATGCTCTCCACTGAGAACAGTGACCCTGCCACCGCGCCTGGGGAGCCCCTTCTACACAGGAGcaggag AGGACctggacaggtgtgtgtttcccctgtttccTGGCACCCCCCTCTCCCCCACCAGTCTTCTGGCCCTGAAGCAGGGTCAGATCGGCTCCGCTGTCAGTCTGCTCGACTTTTACTGCCGCAAAAACTACTGGTCGCAGCCGGAGTACCACCTGTACTCCACACCTGGGCAGGACGGAAAGCTGCTGCTCCTGTACAAG gtggtgaTGCCGTCAACACGAAGCACATACATCCCGGACAAGCTGTGTGTGCTGCTGGATGATGCCAAAGAGCTTGCTGCACAGACCGCGCTGTGGAACCTGG aCTCGTCCATCCTGAGCGGAGCTTCCTGCGATTCTCCCAGCAGCCCTTCTCCTCCGCTCGCCGTCCCCCCCTCCGCCACCAGCCCCGGGGTGCTGACCTGCGGCAGCAGAGCCTTCCCCTCttgcctccctcctcctcccccgccCTCCCCCTTCCCCCTCTCATCTCTGTCGACACTCAGCTCCCCTGCCTCCCAAACACAGAGGCTCTACATCAGCTCCCAGTCGCCTTTCTACTGA
- the rbm46 gene encoding probable RNA-binding protein 46 isoform X3, producing MDGDSGKISPLVGEDEFKASCAKEMALLDLMEKTGYNMVQENGQRKYGGPPPGWEGPPPPRGCEVFVGKIPRDMYEDELVPLFERAGRIYEFRLMMEFSGENRGYAFVMYTNREAAQRAIQMLDNYEIRLGKFIGVCVSLDNCRLFIGSIPKDKRKEEIMEEMKKVTEGVVEVIVYPSSADKSRNRGFAFVEYESHKAAAMARRRLIPGTFQLWGHSIQVDWAEPEKDVDEEVMQRVRVLYVRNLMPSTTEETLRQEFSCFKPGSVERVKKLTDYAFIHYRCRDDAVTAMSLMNGALIDGASVEVTLAKPAGIRDAGIVGRRYNSRGYLGNNASGGGNEMFVLHGGDGGMMGGDMDGCSPLRTVTLPPRLGSPFYTGAGEDLDRCVFPLFPGTPLSPTSLLALKQGQIGSAVSLLDFYCRKNYWSQPEYHLYSTPGQDGKLLLLYKVVMPSTRSTYIPDKLCVLLDDAKELAAQTALWNLDSSILSGASCDSPSSPSPPLAVPPSATSPGVLTCGSRAFPSCLPPPPPPSPFPLSSLSTLSSPASQTQRLYISSQSPFY from the exons ATGGATGGAGACTCTGGGAAAATCAGCCCGCTGGTGGGCGAGGACGAGTTCAAGGCGTCCTGCGCCAAAGAGATGGCCCTGCTCGATCTGATGGAGAAGACGGGATACAACATGGTGCAGGAGAACGGACAGAGGAAGTACGGTGGACCCccgccag GCTGGGAGGGCCCGCCCCCGCCACGGGGCTGCGAGGTGTTTGTGGGGAAGATTCCCAGAGACATGTACGAGGACGAGTTGGTCCCCCTGTTCGAGAGAGCCGGCAGGATCTACGAGTTCAGGCTGATGATGGAGTTCAGCGGAGAGAACCGCGGCTACGCCTTCGTCATGTACACCAACAG AGAAGCGGCTCAGAGAGCCATCCAGATGCTGGACAACTACGAGATCCGTCTGGGGAAGTTCATcggagtgtgtgtgagtctggACAACTGCCGCCTCTTCATCGGCTCCATCCCCAAAGacaagaggaaggaggagatcatggaggagatgaagaag gtgacGGAGGGGGTGGTGGAGGTGATCGTGTACCCCAGCTCCGCAGATAAGAGCAGGAACCGAGGTTTTGCCTTCGTGGAGTATGAATCCCACAAAGCGGCGGCCATGGCCCGGAGGAGGCTGATACCTG GAACCTTCCAGCTGTGGGGTCACTCCATCCAGGTGGACTGGGCCGAGCCTGAGAAAGACGTGGACGAGGAGGTCATGCAGCGTGTCAGAGTCCTTTAT GTGCGTAACCTGATGCCGAGCACCACTGAAGAAACTCTCCGTCAGGagttctcctgcttcaaaccGGGCTCTGTGGAGCGAGTCAAGAAGCTCACCGACTACGCCTTCATTCACTACCGCTGCCGCGACGACGCCGTCACCGCGATGAGCCTCATGAACGGAGCCCTGATCGATGGAGCCAGCGTAGAGGTGACGCTGGCCAAGCCGGCCGGGATCAGAGACGCGGGTATAGTCGGGAGGAGGTACAACAGCAGGGGATACCTGGGGAACAACGCATCAGGAGGAGGGAACGAGATGTTTGTCCTGCACGGGGGCGACGGAGGCATGATGGGAGGAGATATGGACGGATGCTCTCCACTGAGAACAGTGACCCTGCCACCGCGCCTGGGGAGCCCCTTCTACACAGGAGcaggag AGGACctggacaggtgtgtgtttcccctgtttccTGGCACCCCCCTCTCCCCCACCAGTCTTCTGGCCCTGAAGCAGGGTCAGATCGGCTCCGCTGTCAGTCTGCTCGACTTTTACTGCCGCAAAAACTACTGGTCGCAGCCGGAGTACCACCTGTACTCCACACCTGGGCAGGACGGAAAGCTGCTGCTCCTGTACAAG gtggtgaTGCCGTCAACACGAAGCACATACATCCCGGACAAGCTGTGTGTGCTGCTGGATGATGCCAAAGAGCTTGCTGCACAGACCGCGCTGTGGAACCTGG aCTCGTCCATCCTGAGCGGAGCTTCCTGCGATTCTCCCAGCAGCCCTTCTCCTCCGCTCGCCGTCCCCCCCTCCGCCACCAGCCCCGGGGTGCTGACCTGCGGCAGCAGAGCCTTCCCCTCttgcctccctcctcctcccccgccCTCCCCCTTCCCCCTCTCATCTCTGTCGACACTCAGCTCCCCTGCCTCCCAAACACAGAGGCTCTACATCAGCTCCCAGTCGCCTTTCTACTGA
- the rbm46 gene encoding probable RNA-binding protein 46 isoform X2 — protein sequence MSTVGADGDRKSDADMDGDSGKISPLVGEDEFKASCAKEMALLDLMEKTGYNMVQENGQRKYGGPPPGWEGPPPPRGCEVFVGKIPRDMYEDELVPLFERAGRIYEFRLMMEFSGENRGYAFVMYTNREAAQRAIQMLDNYEIRLGKFIGVCVSLDNCRLFIGSIPKDKRKEEIMEEMKKVTEGVVEVIVYPSSADKSRNRGFAFVEYESHKAAAMARRRLIPGTFQLWGHSIQVDWAEPEKDVDEEVMQRVRVLYVRNLMPSTTEETLRQEFSCFKPGSVERVKKLTDYAFIHYRCRDDAVTAMSLMNGALIDGASVEVTLAKPAGIRDAGIVGRRYNSRGYLGNNASGGGNEMFVLHGGDGGMMGGDMDGCSPLRTVTLPPRLGSPFYTGAGEDLDRCVFPLFPGTPLSPTSLLALKQGQIGSAVSLLDFYCRKNYWSQPEYHLYSTPGQDGKLLLLYKVVMPSTRSTYIPDKLCVLLDDAKELAAQTALWNLDSSILSGASCDSPSSPSPPLAVPPSATSPGVLTCGSRAFPSCLPPPPPPSPFPLSSLSTLSSPASQTQRLYISSQSPFY from the exons ATGTCGACAGTCGGAGCCG ACGGGGACAGAAAGTCAGACGCAGACATGGATGGAGACTCTGGGAAAATCAGCCCGCTGGTGGGCGAGGACGAGTTCAAGGCGTCCTGCGCCAAAGAGATGGCCCTGCTCGATCTGATGGAGAAGACGGGATACAACATGGTGCAGGAGAACGGACAGAGGAAGTACGGTGGACCCccgccag GCTGGGAGGGCCCGCCCCCGCCACGGGGCTGCGAGGTGTTTGTGGGGAAGATTCCCAGAGACATGTACGAGGACGAGTTGGTCCCCCTGTTCGAGAGAGCCGGCAGGATCTACGAGTTCAGGCTGATGATGGAGTTCAGCGGAGAGAACCGCGGCTACGCCTTCGTCATGTACACCAACAG AGAAGCGGCTCAGAGAGCCATCCAGATGCTGGACAACTACGAGATCCGTCTGGGGAAGTTCATcggagtgtgtgtgagtctggACAACTGCCGCCTCTTCATCGGCTCCATCCCCAAAGacaagaggaaggaggagatcatggaggagatgaagaag gtgacGGAGGGGGTGGTGGAGGTGATCGTGTACCCCAGCTCCGCAGATAAGAGCAGGAACCGAGGTTTTGCCTTCGTGGAGTATGAATCCCACAAAGCGGCGGCCATGGCCCGGAGGAGGCTGATACCTG GAACCTTCCAGCTGTGGGGTCACTCCATCCAGGTGGACTGGGCCGAGCCTGAGAAAGACGTGGACGAGGAGGTCATGCAGCGTGTCAGAGTCCTTTAT GTGCGTAACCTGATGCCGAGCACCACTGAAGAAACTCTCCGTCAGGagttctcctgcttcaaaccGGGCTCTGTGGAGCGAGTCAAGAAGCTCACCGACTACGCCTTCATTCACTACCGCTGCCGCGACGACGCCGTCACCGCGATGAGCCTCATGAACGGAGCCCTGATCGATGGAGCCAGCGTAGAGGTGACGCTGGCCAAGCCGGCCGGGATCAGAGACGCGGGTATAGTCGGGAGGAGGTACAACAGCAGGGGATACCTGGGGAACAACGCATCAGGAGGAGGGAACGAGATGTTTGTCCTGCACGGGGGCGACGGAGGCATGATGGGAGGAGATATGGACGGATGCTCTCCACTGAGAACAGTGACCCTGCCACCGCGCCTGGGGAGCCCCTTCTACACAGGAGcaggag AGGACctggacaggtgtgtgtttcccctgtttccTGGCACCCCCCTCTCCCCCACCAGTCTTCTGGCCCTGAAGCAGGGTCAGATCGGCTCCGCTGTCAGTCTGCTCGACTTTTACTGCCGCAAAAACTACTGGTCGCAGCCGGAGTACCACCTGTACTCCACACCTGGGCAGGACGGAAAGCTGCTGCTCCTGTACAAG gtggtgaTGCCGTCAACACGAAGCACATACATCCCGGACAAGCTGTGTGTGCTGCTGGATGATGCCAAAGAGCTTGCTGCACAGACCGCGCTGTGGAACCTGG aCTCGTCCATCCTGAGCGGAGCTTCCTGCGATTCTCCCAGCAGCCCTTCTCCTCCGCTCGCCGTCCCCCCCTCCGCCACCAGCCCCGGGGTGCTGACCTGCGGCAGCAGAGCCTTCCCCTCttgcctccctcctcctcccccgccCTCCCCCTTCCCCCTCTCATCTCTGTCGACACTCAGCTCCCCTGCCTCCCAAACACAGAGGCTCTACATCAGCTCCCAGTCGCCTTTCTACTGA